One segment of Apus apus isolate bApuApu2 chromosome 1, bApuApu2.pri.cur, whole genome shotgun sequence DNA contains the following:
- the TPI1 gene encoding triosephosphate isomerase codes for MAPRKFFVGGNWKMNGDKKSLGELIQTLNGAKLSADTEVVCGAPSIYLDFARQKLDAKIGVAAQNCYKVPKGAFTGEISPAMIKDIGAAWVILGHSERRHVFGESDELIGQKVAHALAEGLGVIACIGEKLDEREAGITEKVVFEQTKAIADNVKDWSKVVLAYEPVWAIGTGKTATPQQAQEVHEKLRGWLKSHVSDAVAQSTRIIYGGSVTGSNCKELASQHDVDGFLVGGASLKPEFVDIINAKH; via the exons ATGGCGCCCAGGAAGTTCTTCGTGGGGGGCAACTGGAAGATGAACGGCGACAAGAAGAGCCTGGGCGAGCTGATCCAGACGCTGAACGGCGCCAAGCTCTCCGCCGACACCG AGGTGGTTTGTGGAGCCCCCTCCATCTACCTTGACTTTGCCCGTCAGAAGCTGGATGCGAAGATCGGGGTTGCGGCACAGAACTGTTACAAGGTACCAAAGGGTGCCTTCACAGGAGAGATCAG cccagcaatGATCAAGGATATCGGAGCTGCGTGGGTAATCCTGGGCCACTCGGAACGAAGGCATGTTTTTGGAGAGTCTGATGAG TTGATTGGGCAGAAGGTAGCTCATGCTCTAGCTGAGGGCCTTGGAGTCATTGCCTGCATCGGAGAGAAgctggatgagagagaagctgGCATAACAGAGAAGGTGGTTTTTGAGCAGACCAAGGCCATCGCTG ATAACGTGAAGGACTGGAGCAAAGTGGTTCTTGCCTACGAGCCAGTTTGGGCTATTGGAACTGGTAAAACGGCAACTCCCCAACAG GCTCAGGAAGTTCATGAGAAGCTGAGGGGGTGGCTGAAAAGCCATGTGTCTGATGCTGTTGCTCAGTCAACTAGGATCATCTATGGAG GTTCAGTCACTGGCAGCAACTGTAAGGAGCTGGCCTCTCAGCACGATGTGGATGGCTTTCTTGTTGGTGGAGCTTCTCTCAAGCCAGAGTTTGTGGATATTATCAATGCCAAAcactga
- the LRRC23 gene encoding leucine-rich repeat-containing protein 23 isoform X1 — translation MEGEGEEEETPQEEGEEETPQEEGAEEEGGEERGAVEGQEGEEEEEKALSEQEEEEQVLEPCPLTEEGLKEGLSLLCKTSNGLAHAYVKFEAKSKDLTDISLLEYFIHLRYVDLSENKLKDLSPLSSLTHLLWLNVDGNLLTSACMQELPYLQIISFSQNRIKDVEGITHPRLANLSLQGNKIRTVLGLSHGQLFSLQILELRGNKIESTAGLSLPKLESLYLAQNVIRSLEGLEGLEQLTTLHLRDNQLETLDGFSSGMKCLRYLNLRNNKISSLQEVTKLQVLPMLQALVLLDNPCSEETNYRLEILIQLPNLQRLDKELFEPDEQEEAQRIRQERQEKEAEKEIEEPPQDDVTE, via the exons atggagggggagggggaggaggaggagacccctcaggaggagggggaggaggagacccctcaggaggagggggctgaggaggaggggggggaggagaggggggccgtggaggggcaggagggggaggaagaagaagagaaggccctgtcggagcaggaggaagaagagcag GTGCTGGAGCCCTGTCCCCTGACGGAGGAGGGCCTGAAGGAGGGCCTCTCGCTCCTCTGTAAGACCAGCAATGGCCTGGCCCATGCCTACGTGAAATTTGAAGCCAAGAGCAA GGACTTGACAGACATCAGCCTGCTTGAGTACTTCATTCACCTGCGGTATGTGGATTTGTCAGAGAACAAGCTGAAAGATTTGTCTCCACTGAGCAGCCTCACCCACCTGCTTTGGCTGAACGTGGATGGGAATCTGCTTACCAGTGCCTGCATGCAGGAGCTGCCCTACCTCCAGATCATCAGCTTTTCTCAGAACCGCATCAAGGATGTGGAGGGCATTACTCACCCCCGCTTAGCCAACCTCAGCCTGCAAG gaaataaaattcgGACAGTGCTGGGCCTGAGCCACGGCcagttgttcagcctgcaaaTCCTGGAGCTGCGAGGAAACAAGATAGAGAGCACAGCAGGGCTCAGCCTTCCCAAACTCGAGAGTCTCTATCTG GCCCAGAACGTGATTCGGAGCCTTGAAGGCCTTGAGGGGCTAGAACAGCTAACAACTCTGCACCTGCGTGACAACCAGCTTGAGACCCTGGATGGATTCTCTAGTGGCATGAAGTGTCTGCGGTACCTTAACCTACG gaaCAATAAGATCAGTAGCCTTCAGGAGGTAACAAAACTGCAGGTCCTCCCAATGCTGCAGGCACTGGTGCTGTTGGACAATCCATGCTCTGAAGAAACCAACTACCGACTGGAGATCCTGATCCAGCTGCCAAACCTGCAACGCCTCGACAAGGAATTGTTTGAGCCAGATGAGCAGGAAGAGGCACAGAGAATCCGccaagaaagacaagaaaaggaagcagaaaag gaaATTGAAGAACCTCCCCAGGATGACGTGACTGAGTGA
- the LRRC23 gene encoding leucine-rich repeat-containing protein 23 isoform X2 has product MEGEGEEEETPQEEGEEETPQEEGAEEEGGEERGAVEGQEGEEEEEKALSEQEEEEQVLEPCPLTEEGLKEGLSLLCKTSNGLAHAYVKFEAKSKDLTDISLLEYFIHLRYVDLSENKLKDLSPLSSLTHLLWLNVDGNLLTSACMQELPYLQIISFSQNRIKDVEGITHPRLANLSLQGNKIRTVLGLSHGQLFSLQILELRGNKIESTAGLSLPKLESLYLAQNVIRSLEGLEGLEQLTTLHLRDNQLETLDGFSSGMKCLRYLNLRNNKISSLQEVTKLQVLPMLQALVLLDNPCSEETNYRLEILIQLPNLQRLDKELFEPDEQEEAQRIRQERQEKEAEKVT; this is encoded by the exons atggagggggagggggaggaggaggagacccctcaggaggagggggaggaggagacccctcaggaggagggggctgaggaggaggggggggaggagaggggggccgtggaggggcaggagggggaggaagaagaagagaaggccctgtcggagcaggaggaagaagagcag GTGCTGGAGCCCTGTCCCCTGACGGAGGAGGGCCTGAAGGAGGGCCTCTCGCTCCTCTGTAAGACCAGCAATGGCCTGGCCCATGCCTACGTGAAATTTGAAGCCAAGAGCAA GGACTTGACAGACATCAGCCTGCTTGAGTACTTCATTCACCTGCGGTATGTGGATTTGTCAGAGAACAAGCTGAAAGATTTGTCTCCACTGAGCAGCCTCACCCACCTGCTTTGGCTGAACGTGGATGGGAATCTGCTTACCAGTGCCTGCATGCAGGAGCTGCCCTACCTCCAGATCATCAGCTTTTCTCAGAACCGCATCAAGGATGTGGAGGGCATTACTCACCCCCGCTTAGCCAACCTCAGCCTGCAAG gaaataaaattcgGACAGTGCTGGGCCTGAGCCACGGCcagttgttcagcctgcaaaTCCTGGAGCTGCGAGGAAACAAGATAGAGAGCACAGCAGGGCTCAGCCTTCCCAAACTCGAGAGTCTCTATCTG GCCCAGAACGTGATTCGGAGCCTTGAAGGCCTTGAGGGGCTAGAACAGCTAACAACTCTGCACCTGCGTGACAACCAGCTTGAGACCCTGGATGGATTCTCTAGTGGCATGAAGTGTCTGCGGTACCTTAACCTACG gaaCAATAAGATCAGTAGCCTTCAGGAGGTAACAAAACTGCAGGTCCTCCCAATGCTGCAGGCACTGGTGCTGTTGGACAATCCATGCTCTGAAGAAACCAACTACCGACTGGAGATCCTGATCCAGCTGCCAAACCTGCAACGCCTCGACAAGGAATTGTTTGAGCCAGATGAGCAGGAAGAGGCACAGAGAATCCGccaagaaagacaagaaaaggaagcagaaaag GTTACATGA
- the ENO2 gene encoding gamma-enolase produces MAVERIHAREILDSRGNPTVEVDLYTHRGMFRAAVPSGASTGIYEALELRDNDKSRFLGKGVLQAVDHINSTVAPALVGSGLSVVDQEKIDNLMLEMDGTENKSKFGANAILGVSLAVCKAGAAEKDVPLYRHIADLAGNSDLILPVPAFNVINGGSHAGNKLAMQEFMILPVGAESFRDAMRIGAEVYHNLKSVIKEKYGKDATNVGDEGGFAPNILENSEALELLKEAIDKAGYTDKIVIGMDVAASEFYRDGKYDLDFKSPDDPSRYISADELGDLYQSFVRDYPVVSIEDPFDQDDWEAWSKFTANVGIQIVGDDLTVTNPKRIERAVEEKACNCLLLKVNQIGSVTEAIQACKLAQENGWGVMVSHRSGETEDTFIADLVVGLCTGQIKTGAPCRSERLAKYNQLMRIEEELGDEARFAGHNFRNPSVL; encoded by the exons ATGGCAGTCGAGAGGATCCATGCCCGCGAGATCCTGGACTCCCGTGGGAACCCCACTGTTGAGGTGGACCTGTACACACACAGAG GCATGTTTCGAGCAGCGGTCCCCAGCGGCGCGTCCACTGGTATCTACGAAGCGCTGGAGCTGCGAGACAACGACAAGTCACGTTTCCTCGGGAAAG GGGTCCTGCAGGCCGTGGATCATATCAACAGCACTGTCGCCCCAGCTCTCGTGGGCTCT GGCCTCTCTGTTGTGGATCAAGAGAAGATTGACAATCTGATGCTTGAGATGGATGGCACAGAGaacaaat CCAAGTTTGGTGCCAATGCTATCCTGGGAGTTTCACTGGCCGTGTGCAAGGCGGGAGCTGCGGAGAAGGATGTCCCCCTGTACCGCCACATTGCTGACCTGGCTGGCAATTCTGATCTCATCCTTCCTGTGCCA GCTTTCAACGTGATCAATGGAGGTTCCCATGCAGGCAACAAACTGGCCATGCAGGAGTTCATGATCCTGCCTGTGGGAGCTGAAAGCTTCCGTGACGCCATGCGCATCGGGGCTGAAGTCTATCACAACCTCAAGAGTGTCATCAAGGAGAAGTATGGCAAAGATGCTACCAACGTGGGTGATGAGGGAGGCTTTGCCCCCAACATCCTGGAAAATAGTGAAG ctctggagctcctcAAGGAAGCTATTGACAAGGCAGGCTACACAGACAAGATTGTCATTGGGATGGATGTGGCAGCCTCCGAGTTCTACCGTGATGGCAAATATGACCTGGACTTCAAGTCCCCAGATGACCCAAGCCGCTACATTTCTGCAGATGAGCTGGGTGACCTCTACCAAAGCTTTGTACGTGATTATCCAG TGGTGTCAATTGAGGATCCCTTTGATCAAGATGACTGGGAGGCCTGGTCCAAGTTCACGGCCAACGTGGGGATTCAGATAGTGGGAGATGACTTAACAGTGACAAACCCCAAGCGCATCGAGCGAGCTGTTGAAGAGAAGGCCTGCAACTGCCTCCTGCTCAAAGTCAACCAGATTGGATCTGTCACGGAGGCCATCCAAGC CTGCAAGTTGGCCCAGGAGAACGGCTGGGGTGTGATGGTGAGCCACCGATCTGGGGAGACCGAAGACACCTTCATTGCTGACCTGGTTGTGGGACTGTGCACCGGGCAG ATAAAGACGGGTGCTCCCTGCAGGTCTGAACGCCTGGCTAAATACAACCAGCTCATGAG gATCGAGGAAGAGCTTGGTGATGAAGCACGCTTTGCCGGACACAACTTTCGCAACCCAAGTGTTCTTTGA